TCGCACCAGTCGGCAGAATTTTACCTTCATTTCTTCGGTGAAGACCCGCTCGCGTTGGCGGATGTATTGACGTTGCATGGGAAGGTTCTCCTCTGTGTGAACGTGTGACTGAAGTTGTTGAATCGTTTGGTTTGGTTGGTGAGTAGGTGTTTAGGTGAGTAAGTGAAGAAGCGCGCTTGGCGCGGCGTGATCGAGTGATGGCGAGCCCCCCGGCTTGTCCGGGGAATTCAGGGGTGGCGCGAATTGGGGGTCGCTCCGGCGGGGGCGTTGCCCCGCGGCTACCGCGTTGGGGCGAGTTTGTTGGTGGGGCGGAGTTGGGGAGAGCGGCAAACCCTACGGGTTATGTCGAAGATAGCGGCCGATTTTGCCGATAGTCTTCGGCAACGCGAGCTTGGCTCGCATGGCTGACGGCGCTTGCTAGCGACTGCTCGGCCTTCCGGAGGTGGTTTTGGGGCGGACTTTTCTCCAGGAACTTATCATGGCCAGGTTTTCGCGGTGGTCGTTGGGCTTGTTGCTAGCGTCGGCGGCGGGGAGTGCGGCGGCCGCTGCGGACGCGCCGGCAACTGTCGAGCAGGGGTTCGTCGACCCAGCTTCGTATGGCGCCACTTACCAGGCGACGGCGCTCGCGGGCCAACTGCAGAAACCGGCGGCCGAGTGCTACAACCGGCTCGAATTCAGTGCGGCGCTCCTGTACCTGCAGCCGATCGCCGACAACTTGGAGTACGGCACGCAGGTGACGCCGTTGCCGGCGCCTTCGCCGCACTGGGTGAATCAAGGGGTCGATCCTGGCCTCAGCCCGGCGTTCAACGTGGGTTTGCGATACATCGTGCCGGAGAACGGCAACGACGTGCGGCTCTCGTGGACGCACCTAAACGCTGACGGGAATGATTCGTTCACCGCCGACGCCCAGCAGTTCGCCGGCCCGCCCTACGAGATTGGCCCCGACTCCAATCTGTACAACGTTGCTCAAGGGAATGTTGAGTTCGAATACGATTCGGTCAACCTCGAAGTGGGGCACTTGCTGACGGACAACAGCCCCGCCCAAGTCCGCGTCTTCGGCGGGTTGCAGTACGCGCGGATCAGCGAAGAACTGACCGGCAGTTTCGCCAGCTTCGACGGGAGTTACTTATCCACCAACACGAACTCGTCGCTATTTAACGGCGTCGGTCCGCGACTCGGCATGGAGGCGGGCGTCGTGAAGGGGCGGTTTGATCTCTTGGGACAGATCGCCGGCTCGGCGCTCGTTGGTCGGCAAGAGAACCAGCTCGACTTCGCCGCGATCTCGCCCGACCTGCCGGGCTTGGGGATCACGCCGCCGAATCGCCAATCGATCTCGTCGCCCGATGCGACGCGGGTGGTGCCGGCGATCGATTCGAAGCTGGGCGCGGGGCTGACGATTCCGATGCAAGGCGGCAGCATTCTGCGAATCGAGGCAGGATACCAGGCCGCGGTCTACATCAACGCGATCAGCCAGTACGCGATCAGCGACGTCGTCGTGCCGCCGAACGTGCAAGGGATCGGCGTCTTCTTGGAATCGGCTTATCACCTGCATAATAACTTTGCGGTGCATGGGCCGTATGCTTCGGCGAGTTGGGCTTATTAGGCCCGGTTGGGGCGAAACGCGTTTACGCGGGGCTGGACTGGTCGCTTAAGCGACCAGTCCGAGGTGGGGAGGATAATGGCAAACGCTCGCGAATGATCGCGAGCGTTTTTTGTTGCGCTCCGGCGGGTCGTTGACCCGCGGCTAGCCGGGCGTATCCAGATATGGGTCTTGGCCCATTTGGCGTTGGACTTTTTGCCGCTCCTTTTCGTGGTAGAGCATCACCTTGCGGTCGCGGAAGTGGCGGCGTTCGACGCGTTGTTGCGCTTTGCGGAAGACTGACTCGAGCCCTTTGATGGGGCCGGTCGCTTCGGCGCCGCGACGCTTCAACCGTTCGGACTTCTTCGGGCCGTAGCCGCCTAATAGGATTTCGTCGTCCAGTGCGAGGAACTGGCGGTAGGTGCCGGGGTCGCCTTGCCGGCCGCAGCGGCCGATGAGCTGGCGGTCGATGCGTTGGGCTTCGTGAAGTTCGGTGCAGATGACGTGCAGGCCGCCGACTTCGAGGACGCCGGGGCCGAGACGGATGTCAGTGCCGCGGCCGGCCATGTTGGTGGCGACGGTGATTTTGCCCATCTCGCCGGCAGCGGCGACGATTTCGGCTTCGCGTTCGACGTGCTTCGCGTTGAGGATCGTCACGGCGCCGCCCCGTTCGGCGAGCATGCCGGCGAGCTTTTCGCTCTTGTCGATCGAGCGGGTGCCGATGAGAACTGGTCGACCGATGGCGTGTTGCGCGAGGGCGTCTTCGACGACGCCTTGCCACTTCTGTTCGGCGTCGCCGAAGACGAGCGTCGGCAGTTGCTGGCGAACTGGGGGGCGGTTCGTCGGCACGGGCTCGACATGGACGGTGTAGATTTTGCGGAGCTCGCGGCTGCTGGTCGACGCGGTGCCGGTCATGCCGCCGAGGCGTTCGTAGCGGAGGAACAGGTCCTGAACTGTGATGCGGGCGGCCTGGTTCGTGGCGAAGGTGATTTCGACCCCTTCCTGAGCCTCGACCGCCTGGTGGATGCCGGCCCGCCACTTGCGGCCTTCGGCGAGACGACCGGTGAATTCGTCGACGATGACGATTTCGCCGTCGCGGACGACGTACTGGCGATTGAGGAACATCTCGCGCGAGACTTTGATCGAACGGGTGACGTACTCGTAGATCACCGACAGCGGCAGGCGATCCATCGCGGCGGGTTTCGGGAGGCCGCGGACAAGTTGTCGGCCGGCGAGCGAGAGTTCGATCGAGCGTTCGTCGTGTTCGTATTCGAAGTGCTCGTCTTCGACGAACTTTGTTTTTACCTCGGCGGCCCAGCGGTATGCTTCGGCGGCGATTTGTTCGTCTTCGCCCGGGAGGGCGCTGATGATGAGCGGCGTGCGGGCTTCGTCGATGAGGATGCTGTCGGCCTCGTCGACGAGCATGAAATGGAGACCGC
This sequence is a window from Lacipirellula parvula. Protein-coding genes within it:
- a CDS encoding Lpg1974 family pore-forming outer membrane protein gives rise to the protein MARFSRWSLGLLLASAAGSAAAAADAPATVEQGFVDPASYGATYQATALAGQLQKPAAECYNRLEFSAALLYLQPIADNLEYGTQVTPLPAPSPHWVNQGVDPGLSPAFNVGLRYIVPENGNDVRLSWTHLNADGNDSFTADAQQFAGPPYEIGPDSNLYNVAQGNVEFEYDSVNLEVGHLLTDNSPAQVRVFGGLQYARISEELTGSFASFDGSYLSTNTNSSLFNGVGPRLGMEAGVVKGRFDLLGQIAGSALVGRQENQLDFAAISPDLPGLGITPPNRQSISSPDATRVVPAIDSKLGAGLTIPMQGGSILRIEAGYQAAVYINAISQYAISDVVVPPNVQGIGVFLESAYHLHNNFAVHGPYASASWAY
- a CDS encoding preprotein translocase subunit SecA — translated: MDTKRGMDVSRVPRGWTRSVRAVAGDRLAKWAACLPKIAELEPALQKLADHQLRKESLGLRYRARSGEPLDRLLVEAFALCREAGRRKLGMRHFDVQLLGGAAVHHRSIVEMQTGEGKTLTATLPMYLAAIEGKGAHLATVNDYLARRDAEWMKPLYEALGMTVGIIQGQQPQDDRRKAYACDVTYGTANEMGFDFLRDRLLLRTLSGGQQDLFGQMMGGAAGKSDEPVQRGLHFMLVDEADSILIDEARTPLIISALPGEDEQIAAEAYRWAAEVKTKFVEDEHFEYEHDERSIELSLAGRQLVRGLPKPAAMDRLPLSVIYEYVTRSIKVSREMFLNRQYVVRDGEIVIVDEFTGRLAEGRKWRAGIHQAVEAQEGVEITFATNQAARITVQDLFLRYERLGGMTGTASTSSRELRKIYTVHVEPVPTNRPPVRQQLPTLVFGDAEQKWQGVVEDALAQHAIGRPVLIGTRSIDKSEKLAGMLAERGGAVTILNAKHVEREAEIVAAAGEMGKITVATNMAGRGTDIRLGPGVLEVGGLHVICTELHEAQRIDRQLIGRCGRQGDPGTYRQFLALDDEILLGGYGPKKSERLKRRGAEATGPIKGLESVFRKAQQRVERRHFRDRKVMLYHEKERQKVQRQMGQDPYLDTPG